The proteins below are encoded in one region of Neorhodopirellula lusitana:
- a CDS encoding EutN/CcmL family microcompartment protein: MFLARVTGSVVSTQKVPAMTGHKLLIVEPYRLDADARDRLVTTGRTFITVDTLGAGEGDMVLVCQGSSARLTPETKTLPIDAVIIGIVDSVHAEKKSVYSRND; this comes from the coding sequence ATGTTCTTAGCCCGCGTTACTGGATCGGTCGTCAGCACCCAAAAGGTGCCCGCGATGACTGGCCACAAGTTGCTGATCGTGGAGCCATACCGGCTCGACGCGGATGCTCGTGATCGGCTGGTCACCACCGGCCGGACATTCATCACGGTCGACACGCTCGGTGCAGGTGAAGGAGATATGGTCTTGGTTTGCCAGGGAAGCTCAGCACGACTGACTCCCGAAACCAAGACTTTACCGATCGACGCGGTCATCATCGGCATTGTCGATAGCGTCCACGCCGAAAAGAAGTCGGTCTACTCCCGAAACGACTAG
- a CDS encoding BMC domain-containing protein, whose product MAKINEALGMIETKGFVAMVEASDAMMKAANVQFLGWDKVGAGLAAVFVTGDVAAVKAATDAGAAAAGRIGEVVSVQVIPRPHGDLEKILKLPAAPAKK is encoded by the coding sequence ATGGCAAAAATTAATGAAGCGCTCGGCATGATCGAGACCAAAGGCTTTGTCGCCATGGTCGAGGCATCCGACGCAATGATGAAAGCCGCCAATGTCCAGTTCCTTGGTTGGGACAAAGTCGGTGCGGGTCTCGCAGCCGTCTTCGTCACTGGCGACGTTGCTGCTGTGAAAGCTGCCACCGACGCCGGAGCCGCTGCAGCGGGTCGTATCGGTGAAGTCGTTAGCGTGCAAGTCATTCCACGCCCACACGGCGACCTGGAAAAGATTCTCAAGCTGCCTGCCGCACCAGCCAAAAAGTAA
- a CDS encoding EutN/CcmL family microcompartment protein — MQPANVVGHARATTKHESLVGQRLVIVQPLDAGGSADGPPLLVLDSLGCRVGDQVMLTSDGSPIKEMTGVDNCPARWSVCGLID, encoded by the coding sequence ATGCAACCCGCCAATGTTGTCGGCCACGCCCGTGCCACGACCAAACACGAATCTCTCGTTGGTCAACGCCTCGTCATCGTCCAACCACTGGACGCGGGCGGGTCAGCGGACGGGCCACCATTGCTAGTGCTCGATTCCCTGGGCTGCCGAGTCGGCGACCAAGTCATGCTCACCAGTGATGGAAGCCCGATCAAAGAAATGACGGGCGTCGACAACTGCCCCGCACGATGGAGCGTGTGCGGTCTGATTGACTGA
- the pduL gene encoding phosphate propanoyltransferase, producing MSVTVDRSQIENLVRQAIRQADAASSNGSMAPQSSSVAPLGWVDGKPNLRVSISARHCHLTDEHVEILFGAGSVLEPDKDLYQDGFYAAKQTVMVVGPRKRMLPNVRVLGPTRPFSQLELAFTDSISLGIDAPVRHSGKIEGTPGCVLVGPAGSVQLDQGVIRAARHVHMNDHDANFYGVANGDMMQLVVKSNDCSITFDDVLVRADKAAKLEVHIDTDEGNACNLDAASEVLLQKMPDACACGH from the coding sequence ATGAGTGTGACTGTCGACCGGTCTCAAATTGAAAACCTCGTTCGCCAGGCAATTCGCCAAGCGGACGCTGCATCATCCAATGGTTCCATGGCACCGCAAAGTTCCTCGGTTGCGCCGCTGGGATGGGTTGATGGCAAACCCAATCTGCGTGTCAGCATCTCCGCTCGGCACTGCCACTTAACGGACGAGCATGTCGAAATCTTGTTTGGTGCCGGCAGCGTTCTGGAACCTGACAAGGACCTGTATCAAGACGGCTTTTACGCAGCCAAGCAAACCGTGATGGTGGTTGGCCCGCGAAAGCGAATGCTCCCTAACGTTCGCGTCTTAGGCCCGACTCGCCCATTCAGCCAATTGGAACTCGCGTTCACCGATTCGATTTCTTTAGGAATCGACGCCCCGGTTCGCCATAGCGGCAAAATCGAAGGCACGCCCGGTTGCGTGCTGGTCGGACCTGCTGGCAGCGTGCAATTGGATCAAGGTGTGATTCGCGCCGCTCGTCACGTTCACATGAACGATCACGATGCAAATTTCTATGGCGTCGCCAATGGCGACATGATGCAACTCGTTGTCAAAAGCAACGACTGCAGTATCACGTTCGATGACGTATTGGTTCGTGCCGACAAGGCCGCCAAATTGGAAGTTCACATCGATACCGACGAAGGCAACGCGTGCAACTTGGACGCTGCTTCGGAAGTACTTCTACAAAAAATGCCCGACGCTTGTGCGTGCGGTCACTGA
- a CDS encoding aldehyde dehydrogenase family protein, giving the protein MQLDESIIRNVVAQVLSEVGPMPNGTATPLSKNVAPGAGRNGVFTDVNEAVAAAKHAHEELRRRSMEERKQVIEIIRRISIDQCEELGLMEMRETGIGRPEHKIEKLKTLGTLAPGTEMLETKAFSGDHGLALIERAPFGVIAAITPVTHSLPTITGNAVSMIAGGNSVVVNPHPSGKKVAAEGVSRFNAAIEAEIGIDNLICVIAEPTLETADTLFAHRDIALICVTGGPAVGRAALRSGKRAIVAGPGNPPVVVDETADLDNAARCIIQGAAYDNNLLCISEKEVFVVDSVFDDMMAAMRRAGALQLDATQIQTLTSQAIAKVGDDQHDAAAKDFIGKDASVLARAAGAHPHEGCELVFGETDEHHPFVTVEQMMPFVPFVRARNVDHAIALAKHYEHGFRHTAIIHSRNVSNMTKMGRELDTTLYIKNGPCTAGLGLGGEGYLSFSIAGPTGEGVTSPNTFTRERRCTMVDELRVI; this is encoded by the coding sequence ATGCAACTCGACGAATCCATCATCCGCAACGTAGTCGCTCAAGTTCTTTCCGAAGTAGGCCCGATGCCCAATGGCACCGCCACGCCGCTTAGCAAGAACGTCGCCCCCGGTGCCGGCCGCAACGGTGTGTTCACCGACGTCAACGAAGCCGTCGCTGCTGCCAAGCACGCCCACGAAGAACTTCGTCGCCGCAGCATGGAAGAGCGGAAGCAAGTCATTGAAATCATCCGCCGCATCAGTATCGATCAGTGCGAAGAACTCGGCCTGATGGAAATGCGGGAAACCGGCATCGGTCGCCCCGAACACAAGATCGAAAAACTCAAAACACTCGGCACCCTGGCGCCTGGCACGGAAATGCTGGAAACCAAAGCCTTCAGTGGCGACCACGGTTTGGCCCTGATCGAACGGGCTCCCTTCGGCGTCATCGCAGCGATCACCCCGGTTACCCACAGCCTCCCCACGATCACCGGCAACGCCGTCAGCATGATCGCTGGCGGTAACTCCGTCGTCGTCAATCCACACCCATCGGGCAAGAAAGTTGCCGCCGAAGGCGTCAGCCGATTCAACGCCGCCATCGAAGCCGAAATCGGAATCGACAATCTGATTTGCGTGATCGCCGAACCGACGTTGGAAACGGCCGATACCTTGTTCGCTCACCGCGACATCGCCCTGATCTGTGTCACTGGTGGCCCCGCCGTTGGCCGTGCCGCTTTACGAAGTGGTAAACGAGCCATTGTTGCTGGTCCCGGCAACCCGCCTGTTGTCGTTGACGAAACAGCCGATCTGGACAACGCCGCTCGCTGCATCATTCAAGGTGCCGCCTATGACAACAACCTGTTGTGCATTAGCGAGAAAGAAGTCTTCGTCGTTGATTCCGTATTCGATGACATGATGGCTGCAATGCGACGAGCCGGTGCCCTACAGCTCGACGCAACCCAAATCCAAACACTCACCAGCCAAGCGATCGCAAAGGTTGGCGACGACCAACACGACGCCGCGGCAAAAGACTTCATCGGCAAGGACGCATCGGTTCTCGCACGTGCCGCCGGTGCTCATCCGCACGAAGGATGTGAACTGGTCTTCGGCGAAACCGACGAACATCATCCTTTCGTCACCGTCGAGCAAATGATGCCGTTCGTGCCATTCGTACGTGCTCGCAACGTGGATCACGCGATTGCACTGGCCAAGCACTACGAGCACGGCTTCCGGCACACCGCGATTATTCACTCCCGCAATGTTTCCAACATGACCAAAATGGGCCGTGAACTCGACACCACCTTGTACATCAAGAACGGCCCTTGCACTGCCGGCCTTGGACTTGGCGGCGAAGGCTACCTTTCATTCAGCATTGCAGGTCCAACCGGCGAAGGGGTGACCTCGCCGAACACGTTCACTCGCGAACGCCGTTGCACCATGGTCGACGAACTGCGAGTGATCTGA
- a CDS encoding BMC domain-containing protein, whose amino-acid sequence MNEAIGLIETKGLLPLVEATDAMAKAANVQIVKRVDLGGGLCTTVVSGDVGSVRAAVEAGAAAAATAGELVSSHIIPRPADGLVGAYFN is encoded by the coding sequence ATGAACGAAGCAATCGGATTGATTGAAACCAAGGGCTTGTTGCCTCTCGTCGAAGCCACCGACGCGATGGCCAAGGCTGCCAACGTCCAAATCGTCAAGCGTGTCGACCTCGGTGGTGGCTTGTGCACAACCGTCGTTAGCGGTGACGTGGGCAGCGTTCGCGCCGCCGTCGAAGCCGGTGCCGCCGCCGCCGCAACAGCAGGTGAATTGGTCAGCAGCCACATCATCCCTCGGCCTGCCGATGGATTGGTTGGCGCTTACTTTAACTAG
- a CDS encoding acetate/propionate family kinase: protein MLILVANLGSTSFKYKLLDVSGDLHAADIRPDDRVLARGAVERIGDASESRCEVTIGDYHNVYEMPVPDHGIAVQSCLDQLTDAQHGCLKDASEVSAIGFKAVHGGRKSGTFLVDDDVLEAMAEMNAAAPAHNPPYIAAMKLLRERFPDLPLVAAFETEFHDSIPEARRVYATPPNWREEYQVQKWGFHGSSHRFIAERTAELLGRDDLRVISCHLGGSSSLTAIQNGKSVMTTMGMTPQTGLPQNNRVGDFDPFALPLLIERSGKSLEVLLGELASEGGLKGLSDRSGDLRDIEAAAAEGDAKSALALDVYVEEIRRHMGGMIVAMGGVDVIAFTGGIGENSDVVRRAICANLQSLGIVLDESRNEGHRTEGPLHVESSQTQIWVVPTNEEWIVAKRTKQAIGN from the coding sequence ATGCTCATTCTTGTTGCGAACTTAGGTTCAACTAGCTTCAAGTACAAACTGCTCGACGTCAGCGGTGACCTGCACGCTGCCGATATTCGCCCCGACGACCGCGTGCTTGCACGCGGTGCGGTCGAGCGAATCGGCGACGCTTCGGAAAGTCGTTGTGAAGTCACAATCGGTGACTACCACAACGTCTACGAAATGCCTGTGCCAGATCACGGTATCGCCGTGCAATCGTGCTTGGATCAGTTGACCGACGCACAACATGGATGCCTGAAAGACGCATCGGAAGTATCCGCGATCGGTTTCAAAGCCGTTCACGGTGGTCGCAAGAGTGGAACTTTTTTGGTGGACGACGATGTGCTCGAAGCGATGGCAGAAATGAACGCCGCCGCTCCCGCTCACAACCCGCCGTACATCGCCGCGATGAAACTGTTGCGAGAGCGATTCCCGGACCTCCCGTTGGTCGCCGCCTTTGAAACTGAATTCCACGATTCGATCCCCGAGGCTCGCCGCGTTTACGCGACGCCGCCGAACTGGCGCGAAGAGTATCAGGTTCAAAAGTGGGGATTCCACGGTTCGAGCCATCGCTTTATCGCTGAACGAACTGCCGAACTTCTGGGTCGGGATGACTTGCGAGTGATCTCGTGCCACCTGGGCGGAAGCAGTTCATTGACTGCCATTCAAAACGGCAAGAGCGTGATGACCACCATGGGCATGACGCCGCAAACCGGTTTACCGCAAAACAATCGTGTCGGTGACTTCGATCCATTTGCGTTGCCCTTGTTGATCGAGCGGAGTGGGAAATCACTCGAAGTTTTGCTCGGTGAACTGGCCAGCGAAGGTGGCTTGAAGGGACTTAGCGATCGCAGTGGTGACCTCCGTGACATCGAAGCGGCCGCTGCCGAAGGTGACGCCAAGTCAGCCTTGGCATTGGACGTCTACGTTGAAGAAATTCGCCGTCACATGGGCGGAATGATCGTAGCCATGGGTGGTGTCGACGTGATCGCCTTCACCGGTGGTATTGGCGAAAATAGCGACGTGGTTCGTCGAGCGATTTGTGCCAACCTGCAATCACTCGGCATTGTCTTGGACGAGAGCCGAAACGAAGGACATCGCACCGAAGGACCGTTGCATGTCGAATCCAGCCAGACGCAAATCTGGGTGGTACCAACCAATGAAGAATGGATTGTCGCCAAACGAACCAAGCAAGCGATTGGCAACTAG
- a CDS encoding DeoR/GlpR family DNA-binding transcription regulator — translation MSTDARREKLREHVQSSGFAALGELVSTLGVSESTVRRDLEILEDAGLARRTHGGVYWTGQTDTLGVFRSRKDDAWPRKQAIGRLADTLVDDGDTILLDGGSTVYELARQIVHRRLQVVTNSLPVAHLLSTSDSIDLVMIGGCVRGRTSVTIGPMADSQLAGVNVAKTFLSVAGITERGFFNSDMMLVESEKAMIAAADQTIVLADHTKFGKVSLSQICGLQDVNRVVTDDGLDSQWKPWLESSGVELLLASTDVSSTPPSTSISELNSASST, via the coding sequence TTGTCCACTGACGCCCGACGCGAAAAACTTCGCGAGCATGTCCAAAGCTCTGGATTTGCTGCATTGGGTGAGCTCGTGTCCACACTTGGCGTCAGTGAATCGACCGTTCGACGCGACCTGGAAATCCTGGAAGACGCTGGACTCGCTCGGCGGACGCACGGCGGCGTCTATTGGACTGGACAAACAGACACGCTTGGCGTGTTCCGGTCTCGCAAAGATGACGCTTGGCCGCGCAAACAAGCGATTGGGCGTCTTGCCGACACTCTGGTCGATGACGGCGACACGATTCTGCTGGATGGCGGCAGTACGGTTTACGAACTCGCCCGTCAAATCGTGCATCGTCGGCTTCAGGTGGTAACCAATTCACTACCCGTGGCGCACCTTCTATCAACCAGCGATTCAATCGATCTGGTGATGATCGGCGGCTGCGTTCGCGGCCGCACCTCAGTCACCATTGGTCCGATGGCGGATTCTCAATTGGCTGGCGTCAACGTGGCCAAGACCTTTCTTTCAGTCGCTGGGATCACCGAACGCGGCTTTTTCAACAGCGACATGATGCTGGTTGAAAGCGAAAAGGCAATGATCGCGGCAGCCGATCAAACCATCGTGCTAGCCGATCACACCAAGTTCGGAAAAGTCAGCTTGTCCCAGATCTGCGGATTGCAGGATGTGAATCGAGTGGTAACTGACGATGGCCTCGATTCTCAATGGAAACCCTGGTTGGAATCGTCAGGGGTCGAACTACTCTTGGCCTCGACGGACGTCTCCAGCACCCCACCCTCTACTTCTATATCTGAACTCAATTCGGCTTCTTCAACATGA
- a CDS encoding DNA repair ATPase has translation MSEPQLAGGTYEILRNRLRDSAGQLRERLDALNTDRNEVFGNIETRLVATERVTTDHNCVPRDIVSIGEHFVFGYNVQFGLKTEIHLPDVFSIYRMEDHQFHPTPLDQLKDPRFVSDFEELYRFYKGTTFLRFFVSGPNLHMVFQVGRTSRDIKSFKWRMTDGTMQYIDNRSDHEVKRPPQHAFAWERATRDMHRYGEHPHISIEDKVFVETVGGDLTVKVENNTSSGEGIYAEPVDNPDQKLDDAETYYAIVGNLVLLKIKPYQEEAFRYIVFSGKINQAVRLDEMQHACVMLPGDQGLIFPGGYYLQSGEFKRFDHGLSDMRFERTITSPNGEDYLYLFSNIENGTYIQLRYNQIRQSVDTPLVCHGQTFFEAGEMVCFKSQEAPQKHHAIQIWQTPFTGDNHLPENQTDSLLFKIGNKDLVRGMAECTEILQLIEKDDSYDGLYNDLAKKTGDVLDSYFWINNDETHRLDEPLSGIKQAAAAAIDEFEKVVRVRQSTTKQTDQVRSAIETTLKQIERARFESIDDFVSSLTELRQHRGHAITLRDLKLVDESLVDQLEQRVQENAERLSRRCVDFLLEPNSLAPYQQRIETAESEVKEVQTVAIANDLSEQIDSAAADLEMLTETVSNLQIDDATQRTQIIDSIGNVFASVNRVRSALKNRRRDLVGSEGRAEFASQMKLLEQTTSGYLDVCDTPSRCDEYLTKVMVQLEELEGRFAEFDEFIETLGERREEVYTAFESRKVSLVEKRNRRAESLASAADRILKGINSRVTAMESTDAIAAYFAGDLMVAKLRDLIQQLDELGDAVRVGDLQGRMKVIREDAMRGLKDRQDLYEDGGDIIRLGERRFAVNTQPLDLTTVLRGGELCLHLTGTQFFEPMHEPRLDDARDLWDQPLVSENRVVYRAEFLAMDLFAQASATSSEPDAAWVAQKMAGRFDEGYAKGVHDIDATMILHALLEMETHLGLLRYEPSLRAASLLWFQQLLSDPTRLAMQQWIEGFAKLARALPDAKPAMEFRARLAELAEADSATWSPLFSEDVSPTRVAEYLFDELISPSPQPIVSGPAQDLLKELEQSLPQSDRTKWLNTGINDNAHDAVQCFVLARNWADAFLAKRGRGQSASEIDPPTGYRDELAWLILQSVTGQSSSATKKSSTRKSTSTSRENSPVAAGDKTPAPADASTSVATQISGLLGSHERIQDGQLTVHYHEFSKRLRHYTNQVVPRFRDLHTAKSEIIDQSRQEMRLDEFKPKVLSSFVRNQLLDEVYLPIIGDNLAKQMGTAGEDKRTDRMGLLLLISPPGYGKTTLMEYIANRLGLVFMKINGPAIGHGVTSLDPAEAPNAAAKEEVERLNLALEMGDNVMLYLDDIQHTHPELLQKFISLCDATRKIEGVRNGKTRTYDLRGRRVAVVMAGNPYTESGDRFQIPDMLSNRADVYNLGEIIGDKADAFEMSYLENCLTSNSTLAPLASSPPQDARQILLAAQRDSLEGLDLESNLPLDQVRDMFEVARKLLRVRDVVLRVNRSYIRSAAQADAYRTEPPFKLQGSYRNMNRIAERVAPVMNDAELQTLIISNYEQDAQTLTTDNEANVLKFKELMGILTSEETQRWEAIKYAYVENVRMAGMDSDDQVGQVMKQLASMRDGLESIRQVIAKAIAMEDHSVEEKMDARVDSLRQTLLAMGESVARQMQTTGNRIEDLTKQQAITPPEQKVLVQHKVPRVMAELIKGQFHLMQEWMRPLLTESIDNGRDIDRLLKQLDQMMQTYQQVESVLEPDASESAETVKKPPAE, from the coding sequence ATGTCCGAACCTCAACTCGCCGGCGGAACCTACGAGATCCTGCGCAACCGGTTGCGGGACTCGGCGGGCCAACTTCGCGAGCGACTCGACGCTCTCAACACCGATCGCAACGAAGTCTTTGGCAACATTGAAACTCGCTTGGTCGCGACGGAGCGAGTGACCACCGATCACAACTGCGTTCCTCGCGACATCGTTTCGATCGGCGAGCACTTTGTCTTTGGCTACAACGTGCAGTTCGGTCTGAAGACGGAAATTCATCTTCCCGACGTCTTTTCGATCTACCGGATGGAAGATCACCAGTTTCATCCAACGCCACTCGATCAACTCAAAGACCCTCGCTTCGTCAGTGATTTTGAGGAACTGTATCGGTTCTACAAAGGAACCACCTTCTTGCGGTTCTTCGTATCCGGCCCCAATCTACACATGGTCTTCCAAGTCGGCCGGACCTCGCGCGACATCAAGTCATTCAAGTGGCGAATGACTGATGGAACGATGCAGTACATTGACAACCGCAGCGACCACGAAGTCAAACGACCGCCCCAACACGCGTTCGCATGGGAACGTGCCACACGCGACATGCACCGTTACGGGGAACACCCGCACATCTCGATCGAAGACAAAGTCTTTGTCGAAACGGTGGGTGGCGACCTGACCGTGAAAGTCGAAAACAACACCAGCAGCGGCGAAGGCATTTATGCCGAACCCGTCGACAACCCTGACCAAAAACTCGACGACGCGGAAACCTACTACGCCATCGTCGGCAACCTAGTCCTCCTGAAGATCAAACCCTATCAAGAGGAAGCGTTTCGCTACATCGTCTTCTCCGGCAAGATCAACCAAGCCGTTCGACTCGACGAAATGCAGCACGCCTGTGTGATGTTGCCTGGTGACCAAGGGCTCATCTTCCCCGGCGGCTACTACTTGCAATCCGGTGAGTTCAAACGATTTGATCACGGCTTGTCGGACATGCGTTTCGAACGCACCATCACCTCGCCCAACGGAGAAGACTACCTCTACCTGTTTAGCAATATTGAGAACGGTACCTACATCCAACTCCGGTACAACCAGATTCGCCAAAGCGTCGACACACCCCTGGTATGCCACGGCCAAACTTTCTTTGAAGCTGGCGAGATGGTGTGCTTCAAATCTCAAGAAGCACCTCAAAAACACCACGCCATCCAAATTTGGCAAACACCATTCACCGGCGACAATCACCTGCCGGAAAACCAAACCGATTCGCTGCTCTTCAAAATTGGCAACAAGGATCTCGTTCGCGGGATGGCGGAGTGCACCGAGATCCTACAACTGATCGAAAAGGACGATAGCTACGACGGACTCTACAACGATTTAGCTAAGAAAACGGGCGATGTCCTAGATAGCTATTTCTGGATCAACAACGACGAAACACATCGACTCGACGAACCACTTAGTGGCATCAAGCAGGCCGCAGCTGCCGCGATTGACGAGTTCGAAAAGGTCGTTCGCGTACGACAATCGACCACCAAGCAAACCGATCAAGTACGCTCTGCGATTGAAACCACGCTGAAACAAATCGAACGAGCACGCTTCGAATCGATTGATGATTTCGTATCGTCACTGACTGAACTTCGACAACATCGCGGACACGCAATCACGCTGCGAGACCTGAAGCTTGTTGACGAAAGCCTTGTCGACCAACTGGAACAACGCGTCCAAGAAAATGCCGAACGCCTGAGTCGCCGGTGCGTGGATTTCCTGCTCGAGCCAAACTCATTGGCACCCTACCAACAACGAATCGAAACCGCCGAATCGGAAGTCAAAGAAGTTCAAACCGTAGCGATCGCCAACGATCTAAGCGAGCAAATCGATTCCGCCGCTGCCGACCTGGAAATGCTGACTGAAACCGTCAGCAACCTACAGATCGACGACGCGACCCAGCGAACACAGATCATCGACTCGATCGGTAACGTGTTCGCGTCGGTGAACCGAGTCCGCAGTGCACTGAAGAACCGCCGGCGTGATCTTGTCGGATCCGAAGGCCGAGCCGAGTTCGCCTCTCAAATGAAGCTGCTCGAACAGACCACATCCGGCTACCTGGACGTTTGCGACACGCCCAGTCGCTGCGACGAGTACCTCACCAAAGTCATGGTGCAACTGGAAGAACTCGAAGGCCGCTTTGCTGAGTTTGACGAGTTCATCGAAACGCTCGGCGAACGACGTGAAGAAGTCTACACCGCGTTTGAATCACGCAAGGTTTCTCTGGTCGAAAAACGGAATCGTCGGGCGGAGTCACTTGCTTCGGCCGCCGACCGCATTTTGAAAGGGATTAATTCGCGGGTCACCGCAATGGAATCCACCGACGCGATCGCCGCGTACTTTGCAGGCGACTTGATGGTTGCGAAGTTACGTGACTTGATCCAGCAACTCGACGAACTCGGTGACGCCGTACGCGTCGGCGACTTGCAAGGTCGCATGAAGGTGATCCGCGAAGACGCGATGCGTGGTCTCAAGGATCGCCAAGACCTATACGAAGACGGCGGTGATATTATCCGCTTGGGTGAACGCCGATTCGCCGTCAACACTCAACCCCTGGACCTCACTACCGTCCTTCGAGGTGGTGAACTTTGCCTGCATTTGACCGGCACCCAGTTCTTTGAGCCCATGCACGAACCCCGACTCGATGATGCCCGGGACCTTTGGGACCAACCCTTAGTCAGCGAAAACCGAGTCGTGTACCGGGCCGAATTCCTGGCCATGGATCTGTTTGCACAAGCCAGTGCCACGTCAAGCGAACCCGACGCCGCCTGGGTTGCCCAAAAAATGGCTGGGCGATTCGACGAAGGCTATGCCAAAGGTGTTCACGATATCGACGCAACCATGATCCTCCATGCGTTGCTCGAAATGGAAACTCATCTCGGCCTGCTTCGCTACGAACCGTCACTCCGCGCCGCAAGTCTACTCTGGTTCCAACAACTGCTTAGCGATCCAACACGACTTGCAATGCAACAATGGATTGAAGGATTCGCAAAACTGGCCCGCGCGTTACCGGACGCGAAGCCAGCCATGGAATTCCGCGCACGTTTGGCTGAACTCGCCGAAGCTGATTCAGCGACCTGGTCGCCTCTCTTCAGCGAAGATGTCAGTCCCACCCGAGTCGCTGAATACCTATTCGACGAACTCATCTCGCCATCCCCACAACCAATCGTCAGCGGTCCCGCACAAGATCTACTGAAAGAGTTGGAACAATCTCTGCCTCAGTCCGACCGAACTAAATGGCTGAACACGGGCATCAACGACAACGCTCACGACGCCGTGCAATGCTTCGTGCTGGCGCGCAACTGGGCCGATGCGTTTCTAGCGAAGCGTGGTCGTGGGCAATCCGCTTCCGAAATTGATCCACCAACCGGATACCGCGATGAACTCGCCTGGCTGATCCTGCAATCCGTAACCGGTCAATCCAGTTCCGCAACCAAGAAATCGAGCACTCGCAAATCGACCTCAACGTCCCGCGAAAACTCACCGGTAGCCGCTGGCGACAAAACTCCAGCACCAGCCGATGCTTCCACCTCCGTTGCCACCCAAATCAGCGGACTGCTTGGCAGCCACGAACGAATTCAAGACGGCCAATTGACCGTGCACTATCACGAATTCAGCAAGCGACTCAGGCACTATACCAACCAAGTCGTTCCGCGTTTTCGGGATTTGCATACCGCAAAATCAGAGATCATTGATCAGTCGCGACAAGAGATGCGGCTCGATGAGTTCAAACCGAAAGTCCTTTCAAGCTTTGTCCGCAACCAACTTCTCGACGAGGTCTATCTGCCCATCATTGGTGACAATCTCGCCAAGCAAATGGGCACCGCGGGCGAAGACAAACGCACCGATCGAATGGGACTGCTATTGCTGATTTCGCCACCCGGCTACGGCAAAACTACACTGATGGAATACATCGCCAACCGACTCGGTTTGGTATTCATGAAAATCAATGGTCCCGCGATTGGCCATGGCGTCACTTCATTGGACCCAGCGGAAGCCCCCAACGCCGCCGCCAAAGAAGAAGTCGAACGGCTGAACTTGGCCCTAGAAATGGGCGACAACGTGATGCTTTACCTCGACGATATCCAGCACACGCACCCTGAATTGCTACAAAAGTTCATCTCCCTTTGCGACGCAACTCGAAAGATCGAAGGCGTCCGCAATGGAAAAACTCGGACCTACGATTTGCGTGGTCGTCGGGTAGCCGTCGTCATGGCGGGGAACCCCTACACCGAAAGCGGTGATCGATTCCAAATCCCCGACATGCTCTCCAACCGCGCCGATGTCTACAACCTCGGCGAAATCATTGGCGACAAAGCCGACGCATTCGAGATGAGCTATCTGGAAAACTGCCTGACCAGCAACTCAACACTCGCGCCGCTGGCCTCATCCCCTCCTCAAGACGCAAGACAAATCTTACTCGCCGCCCAACGAGACTCACTCGAAGGCCTCGACCTGGAAAGCAACTTGCCCCTCGATCAAGTCCGGGACATGTTCGAAGTCGCACGGAAGCTATTGCGTGTTCGTGACGTTGTCTTGCGAGTCAACCGATCCTATATCCGCAGTGCCGCCCAAGCCGACGCGTATCGCACCGAACCCCCGTTCAAGTTGCAAGGCAGTTACCGGAACATGAACCGGATTGCCGAACGCGTCGCTCCCGTGATGAACGATGCCGAACTGCAAACACTGATCATCAGCAACTACGAACAAGATGCCCAAACATTGACAACCGACAACGAAGCCAACGTGCTGAAGTTCAAGGAGTTGATGGGAATCTTGACCTCGGAAGAAACTCAACGCTGGGAAGCGATCAAGTACGCGTATGTTGAAAACGTGCGGATGGCGGGCATGGACAGCGATGATCAAGTCGGGCAAGTCATGAAACAACTCGCATCCATGCGAGACGGCCTGGAGTCGATCCGCCAAGTCATCGCCAAAGCGATCGCCATGGAAGACCATTCAGTCGAAGAAAAGATGGACGCTCGTGTCGACTCACTGCGACAAACGTTGTTAGCGATGGGAGAATCCGTCGCTCGCCAAATGCAGACAACCGGCAATCGAATCGAGGACCTCACCAAGCAACAGGCCATCACGCCACCCGAACAAAAGGTACTCGTTCAGCACAAAGTACCGCGTGTGATGGCCGAGCTGATCAAGGGTCAATTCCATCTGATGCAAGAATGGATGCGACCGCTCTTAACGGAATCGATCGACAACGGACGCGACATCGATCGCCTACTTAAACAACTCGATCAGATGATGCAGACATACCAACAAGTCGAATCGGTGCTCGAGCCCGACGCCTCGGAAAGCGCAGAGACAGTCAAAAAGCCGCCCGCTGAATAG